The DNA region CCCTGGACTGGGAACCCGCGCCAGGGCGGGAGGGAGGGGCCGGCGGGGAGCGGGCTCGGCTGCGGTGGGGAGGGGCAGCCAGGCATCCCCAGGCGGCTCGGGCACGCAGCGCAAGGCGCACTGGCCGCGAGGTCCCCGGGCCCTGGGGACCCCCTGCCCCCAACCGCACGTGGCCAGCTCAGGCCGGGCAGGCCAAGGACCAGCTCCCAGGAGCCCCGGCCAGGTGGCCTTCAGCCAGGGCTATGAGGGGCCCCCCGTCTCCTACCCCGAGCCCCCCGAGAAGCAGGCTCCCGGCCGCTTGAGTAGCCCCGTCCTTGGAGCAGGTGCACGCCTGCCGGGACCCCCCAGGCCCCAGAGCAGGAGGATGGTCTCGGGGAGGGGCAGCCCACAGCCCCCAACGCCTCCTGGGGGGCCAGGGCCCAGCAGGCGGGACCTGAAGGGAAGTGGAGCCCCCAGGGTCCAGCCCGTCCTGAAAAGACccccccaggagccccagggagGCTGGGGAGATGGGGGGCCACCTGAGAAGCAGCCTGGGGAGGGTCCCAGCGGTCCCAACCACAAGGCCACACCTGGCTCGGGAGGGGGCTGTGGTCAGGGGTGGGAAGGTCCCCGGGCGGGGGGTGCTCAGGGCACAGGGGCTGGGTGGGCGGAGGGTGCAGgagccagggaggggagggggccgggcgCGGCGCTCAAGGCCAGGACCTTGGCTGGAGCCGGCAGCGGGGAGCCAGGGCCCCCCCAGAAAGCCCCGCTTTGCCACAAGCCCGGGGCAGGACCCTGTCCTGAGGGGGCCCTGGCGGGCAGAGGAGGTCACGGCTCGGGAAAGGGGAGGCAGGACAGGGCATCCGAGCCCCAGCTGCAGCCCCCCGACGGCGCGCACCCCCCCGCGCAGGGCCGAGGCTGCTGCGGGGCCTGGAGAAGGGGTGCACCTGTGGGTGCAGCCGCAGCCCTCGGGTCCCGGAGCGTCCCCTCCACCCCCGGCCCCACGCCCCGGGGCCCAGCAGGTGCAGTGAGCTCAGGAGGCATGGACACCAGGCGTCTTTTATTGACAAACTGAAACAGCGGCCGGGCAGCACCCGCACGTGCGCGCGGTCCTGGGCCCCCAGGAAGCAGGGGCCCGGCGCGCAGCACCCGCCGGCAAGCTCGCCGCCGGCCGAGCCTCCGAGGAGCCCAGCGCCCGGGGCCCCCGGCGAGCCGCGTCCTGGGAGGGCCCGGGCAACGCCGTCCGTAGAAAACCATAAAAACATAGACTGTTCGTCCGCAAGTCCCCGCTGCAAATTACGCTTACAGGCAGAAGATTATAAAAATACGAAGCTAACAAACTTTACAAATCCCTCCCTGCTTCGTCGGTTTCGTTTTTTGCTGTGGTTTTGGTAAGAATTCCTGCCGTGAAAAGAGCCGAGCCCTCTGCCCCGCCCTGGTGTCCCACTCGGGGAGGGGGCACCGCAGTCAGCCCACCTGCCCACGAGGCCTCGCCCCGGCCACCGCCGCGCAGGCCTCTGCCAAGGCCGTGAACCCCAAGGCTGAGCTTGGAAGCCCAAGTCCGTCCCGCCGGGTCCGCGGGGAAGGGGCCCGGCCGCGGCGGCCCTGCGCGTCCACGGCGCCCGGCCCGCGACAGCAGCCGGCGTCCGCCCAAGGCACTTGCGCGGCTGGCAGGGGCGGCCTCTCTCCGCCTCCCTCTGCTCACTTGCTCGTCCATCCGTCCATCCGCCTGCGTCCTCGCCCTCCATCCTGCGCCACGTCCGCGCCCCTCACGCCCCCGCCCGTCCCCTCCACTCCAGGCGCCGGCCTCAGACGTCCACCTCCCGCGGCCCCGGGGCGGCGGCCGCGACGCCGATGTCGAAGCAGGTGACCATCATGACGTGGGCCTTGCACAGGTCGACGCAGTGCGCCAGCGAGGCCGTGACGCGCTCCAGGGCCGCTAGGTACTCGGCCGACTCGGGCTCCAGCGCCGGGTCCACCTCGACTGTGGACAGGACACGGGGACGGCGGGGTCAGGGCCGGGCCCGGGGTTCCCGCGGcgccccccccctcccgcccGGGCGTCCCCCGCACTCACACTGCCCCCGCCAGCGGCCGGGCTCCACCATCAGGCGGCCCTGGGTGGCCGCCAGCTCCCGGCGCAGGCTCTCGTGCTCGGCCCGCAGCTCCCGCAGCCTCTGCTCTCTGCGCGCTGCCGGCCTCAAGCCCTGGGGGCACAGCGGGCTCAGCGGCAGGCGGGGGTCCGCAACGCGGGCCGGGCTGACCACCCCCCCCGCCCGGGGCTGAGCGCAGCCTCGGAGCCCCTGCGTGCCAGGGGCCGCCTCCTACCTCCTCCACGTCCCGGTAGGGCTGCGGACAGAGACAAGGGGACGCGGTCAGCTCCCAGGCGGGCCCCGATGGGAGGCCCCGGCCACCCCGGGgcagcccccggcccgccccgacCTCGGTGGGCGCGTCGGGCGGGGGCGGGCGGTGCCGCTGCAGGCGCTGCACGTCGTCGATCTCATACACCTTGATCTCGAAGGGCTCCTTCCGTGCACTGGCCAGGGGTGGCGGCAGGTCCACCCACTGCCCGGGGAGGCCGGCCTTGCGGCCCAGGGCGGCAGCGTCGGGCAGGGGGGCCGGGATCAGCCGCCGCCGCTGCAGgcctggaagggagggagaggggctgggcTGGCGGCCGGAGGGCATCAAGGGGGGGCCAGCCTGGGGTCCTGCTGGGAGGGCCCCCTGGGTCCCAGCCCAGAAGTCTCCAGCCAGATGCCCAGTCCACAGCCTGGCCAGACCCTGCCCCAACTGGGTCAAAGGGCAAGCCTGGAGAACAGACAGGCAAGGGGTTTCCACCACTGCCCCCTCCCATAATCACCTTAGCCGGTCTACTCTCCTGACTGCGGGAGATGCCCAGCCCCAGACCCCTGCCCTGGACAACCCACTGCCCTCGCTGACCCCTGCCCCTTCCTGTACCCCACTTCCCCAGCAGCTGCTCCCCCAGGCACAGAGCACAGGCCCCAAAAACCGAGGGGACCTGGAGGAGGCAGGGGCAGCCAGGCCACCGGGCACCCTGGGGGAAGTCCCCGAGGCCCAAGCCAGCCGGCACGCGGGCACCAAACGTGCCCAGGAGGCGCGCGCCAGGGGACTGGGAAGGGTGGGTGCGGCGCACACCGACACCCCAAGCCCGCACGTGCCCGTGGCCGCTGGGGGCCGCCTGCACTGAGACCCGGGAGGCCGGGGACCCCGCGCCATGGCCCACCTGTGGCCCGCTTCTTGGGGGACTTGAGGCTGCGGGCGCGGGCGCCTGGCGAGGCAGCCCCGCTCTCGCTGGTGGAGTCAGGGGCGGACGAGGCGCTGCCAGTGGCCTCGCTGTCGCGCACCACGCTCTCGTAGCCGCTGCTGCCGCCGCTGCCGCCACCGTGGTAGAAGAGCGCCGTGCGGCCCATGGCGGGGGGCAGCTCGCCACTCAGCACGCTGCTGTTGTCGCTGCCGTGGCCGCTGCTGTAGCGCTGCGGCCGCCGCGGCGCCGTCACCGTGCTGTAGGGCGAGGGCAGCGCAGGCCGCTCCTCCGCCACGTTCACGCCGCTGTCGTTGCCACTGTCCGAGTCGGCCGAGCCCCACGAGGGGCCGGCCCCGGGCGCACCGCCGGCCGCCAGCTCGTGCACGCGGCTGTGGGCCGCCCGCAGCGCCTGCTTGGCGCCCATGACGGTGCCCCGGCCAGCCTTGGCCCCGACGCCGGGCGCCACGCGGGGGGCCGCCCTGGGCGTGGCCACGGGGCCGCCGGGGGGCCTGCCCGCCGCGTGGGGGGCCCGCGTGCCAACCGCCGCCAGGCTGCGGCCCTTGCTCCCGCCGCCGGCGGGGGGCTTGGCGGCCCCCGCGGCCTTGGCCGGGCTGCCCCTGCAGGCAGGCGCGGGCCCCGGCGTGGGGCTGGCAGACGGCACCCCCAGCCTGGGCACGGCCCGCCCCGGGCGCCCAGCGGCCTCCCTGGCCCTGCCGCCAGGCACCGGGCCCTCACTGCGCTCCAGCAAGCAGTGGCCGGCTGGCCGCTGCGCCCCCTCCGCCTTGCCGGGCCGGCCCCTCCAGCCGGGGGCGGCCCTGGGGGCGGCCTGGTCAGCGCGGACCCCGGGCCTGGCCTCCTCTTCCCCAcggggggcggcggccgggcCGGGGCCGCCCCTGTGCTCGAGGCTGGACTTGCGCACGGGGGGGGCCGGCGCGGCCGTCCCGCTGGGCCTCGGGAGGAGGCCGCCCCTGGCGGCAGGTCCCCTGCGGCTGCCAGGGGACGGGGGCGGCTTCAGGCTGCCCGAGGGCGCGGGGACCTCCGCGCAGGCCGCGGTCGGCGTGCTCACGCCCAGCGTGGTGGCCCCTCTGCGCAGTGGGGGGATTCGGGCCACGGCCTCAGGGGGCCGGGCCACCCTGGCCACAACCTCACAGCCATCCACCACCCTCTGGGTGCAGGCCAGCTCCAGCCGGGCCTCGGGCGGCCAGGGGCAGCCGGGAGAGGTCGCGCGGGGCGCGGCGCCATCGTCCATTCGGCGCGTCCATGGGTCCTCCAACGGGCCTTCGGGGCCCCGGGGAGGGCAGCCCGCGCGGCCAGTGGTTGAGGCGGCCCTGGGCTTGCGGGGCAGGCTGGAGTGGATGGTCTGGCCGGGGCGCGGCCCCCGGGGGCTCCCGGGCTTGGGCTCCCTGCCCGCGTGGGCGGGCGTCACCGGAGCCGCGTCCACAGGGCGAGGCCCACCCGCTCGGCGCGGCGCAGAGGAGCCAGAGCTGCCGCCCTCCAGCCCGGGGGCGCCCAGGGGCTCGGGCCCAGCAGGTGAGCTGGGGCCGTGGGTCTCCGGACTGCCCGGAAGGGGGGGCTGCGGCACAGGGCCGTGACCGTCCACGGCACAGAGTCCAAGCTCGCCGCGCCACGTGCTGACGGGGGAGCCGTGGCCGCCGTCCTCCAGGCCGGGGGCGCCCCCGGGGCCAGTGCAGGCGTCCATCTCGTCGTTGAGGCTGCTGATGATGCTGACCGGCCGGGAGCCCGAGGCGAGGGCCTGCAGCGAGCAGTCGCTGCCGAAGCTGGCCAGGCTGGCCGGCCGCCCGCGGCTCCCCTGGCCCCCCAGGGGCAGCTCCTCCACCACCATGAACACCAGCTCGTCCTCGCCGTTGAGCTCCACGGGCTGCTGCAGTGTGACCGTGGCAGTCAGCAGGCCGCGCTCCAGACAGCGGCCGCGCGCGGGCAGGCGGGGGCTGCCGGCGTCCAAGGGCCTCGGCGTCCGGCCCTCCTGTCCATATGTGCCTGCAGAGGAGCCACGCGCTCCGCCATCGGGGTCCCCTCCCCCTGGCTCTTCGGGCTGCCGagggggcggcggggccgggccgggcagCGGCCGCACGTCCCCCCCCGCAGCGGCGAGGTCTGGCCCGGGGCCACTGGCCTCTCTCAGCTCCCCGCGGGCGCCCGCCTGCTCGGGGGGCGAGGGCCCCCTGCTGTCGCAGGCGGGGCCGGCCGGGGGCCCCTCGCGGCCGTCAATCCACTCCAGCCGCTCCTGCAGCTCGGCGAAGGTGCTGCAGCGGAGGTGGTCGCTGTCGGCGTCGCGGGGCGTCTGGGGGGGCCGGCGGCCGCTCAGCGCAGGCACGATGGGCACGAAGTCGGGCGGGCCCTCGTTGTCGGTGAGCTCGCGGTCGGACAGCACCGCCCCGCCGGGCCCCACGTAGACGACCGTGTCGCAGGACTGCTCGCTGCTCGACGAGTAGTCGGGGTCCGCGCGCGGGCCGGGGGCCAGGCGCTCGGGGTCCAGCGCCACGGTGCGCGGGTGGAAGGGTCGCAGCagcggggggcggcgggcgcaGCCCTCCTCGCACGAGCTCTCGCCGCCCGACGAGCTGGACGCGTCCTGGAGGGGAGGGGCGGCTGGTCAGAGGGCGAGGACCCCTGGCCCAGTGCCGCCCACCCACCCTGGCCCTGCCCCAGGGCCCCGGCCCCGCGCTGCCCGCCCAACCCcggccctgccccaggccccggcCCCCGCACCGCCCGCCCGCCCCCTGGCCCCAGCTCCAGCAGCGCAGGCCCAGCTCCCAGCAGAGGGACGGCTGCAGGCGCCTCCAGTCAGGACCCCGTGCCAGGAGGGCCCTGGAGCCTCGCGCCAGGCGTGCCGCCGGGTCTCCCTGGGACGCACAATTCCTGAGTGACCCGGGCCTGCCTGAGCCGGAGCCTGTAAACCGCCCGGCCTCGGCGGAGCGAGCCCGGGCCTGGCAGCGGGCAGCGCGCCCACAGGCCCCAGCTGCCCACACCCGCCCCGGGGTCAGGCGGCCCGCGCGGGGCTCCCCGGGGGCGGCGCCCGTTCCAGGCCGGCAGGGGCctcgggggcggggagggcgcaCGAGCCCACCTTGGCCTTTCTCCTGCGCAGGCGGTGCAGCCGGGCGGCCACCTGCACGGTGCTCAGCGTCTCGGCGTGGCGGGCCGGGGCGTCCGAGACGTGGGCGATCATGGTGGCGCGGCAGCTGGAGGACGCCAGGGCCTCGCGCAGGAGCACGGTCAGCCTGTGGTCCCTGGGGGGGGACTGCTCAGGGCACGCAGGGACCGGGGGACCTCCCCGAGCCCCGGGCCGCAGACCCGCCGCTCACCTGTAGGGCACGTGCTTGGCGCCGTTGAGCAGGGCCAGGAGGACACTGCCCAGAGCCGACGGGGACAGGCACGGGGGTCCCCCGGGGGCCTCGCCGGCCCCACCCGACGCGCCGCAGCTGCCCAGGTCGATGAGGTGCAGGCGGCTGCGGCCTCCAGACACTGAAACCGAGGCGGGCGGTGGGCAGCGCAGCCCCagacccccagccctgcccaggtcCCTGCCAGCACCCCCAGGGGTCAGCAGGCCGCCAGGCGTTAGGGGAGGGACGGGGGGCTCTCAGCCACGATGCACACCTGCACAGGACGCACACCTGTGTGCACTCACACTGCCACACACAGCCACGTGCACACCCTAGCTGTGCACCCCTACTCAGTGCTCACACCCACGCACGCCTGCACGCACGCACACCCACGTGCACACACCGCAGCTGTGCACACCCATTTGGACACCCACATGCACACGCCCGCATGCATACACAAAGGGACACACGCCTGCGTGCACACACCCCAGCCACAAACATCCACACGCACACGTGCCCGCACACACACACGCCCCCGTGCACAAACAGCAGCCGTGCACACCCACGCTCAGTGGTGCACCACACTGCGCCTCCGGCACCTACTTCCGCCCTGGCCGCCCCTCTCCATGCGATACTGGTAGACATGCAGTGTGAAGAGCAGGTGGGAGCTGCGCCGGGCATCCTCCCCGCAGCCGGGCCGGCTGGAGCCGCGCGCCGCCAGGGCCGCATCCAGGTAGAAGGCGGCCTTCTCGGCCGTGGGCGCCCGCAGCTCGCTCTGGCTCTGGAGCTGCAGGCAAGTGGAGGACGCGTCCACCCCAGTCCGGCCCGCCGCGCCCGCCCCCGCCGGATGCGCCCCAGGGAGGGGCCGGCGTACCTGTGCCCCGCAGGCGGGGTCCTCCCGCAGGCACGCGCCTGGGGACCGGGGGTCCTGGGGACTGCCGGAGGCCACCTCAGCCAGCAGGTCGCGCACGCCCGGCTCGCGTCCGCACACCTCCACGGCCGAGACGCGCACCGAGAAGCGGGTGCCTGCGCGCTGGCGCTGCTCGCCGAGGAGCTTGAAGAGCCAGGCGATGGCGCAGGGCACGACGCCCAGGCCCCGGGCCGAGCCGTCCTCCCCGATCATCGTGTGCGACTTGCCTGGGGGCCGCGGCGCGTCAGGGCCAGGCCGGGCCCGTGCCAAGCCCCCGCCCCGGCTCCCCGCAGGCCGCGCCGCCTCCCCAGGCCCCGCGCCCACCCACAGCCAGGCAAGGACCCCTCCCCATGTGGGCCCGGGCCCGGCGACCACCGGACGGGGCGGCACGAGCGGGCCACGCGGACCCACGCCAGGGGCCCCGGGCTCACCGAGGCTCGTGTGGCCGAAGGAGAAAATGCAGCCGTCGGCCCCGCCCACCACGGCCTGCAGCACGTCCGTCACCGTCGCCGAGCAGACCTCCGCCTGGGGGGCCGAGAGTCAGGGGGGCTGGGGCCACGGCCACAGCCAGGCCACGGTCCCCACCGCTCACACGATCCGCTCACACGTACCCAAGACAGACCTCACGCGCGCAACGAGCCCGAGACACGGACGTCATGCGTGCACACAGAATAGGACACAGAACCCAAACACAGACGCCACAGAGAAGGCGCACAAGAGACACGGGGGAAAGATGCACACGCGGCGCAGAGGACACACAGACGGGGCGTGGGACAGAGCACGCAGAAGGACCGACGTGTGTGCACACGCCGTGCACGGAGCACAAGGATGGCTCGTCACACCCACGACACACACGGCAGAGACGCGGGACGAGGGGGGCCCTGGCGGCGCGGCGTACGCTGCCGTCCACACGGGTGGGCTCGGGTGGCCGGTGTCCCCCTGCCCCTGGAAGAGGCCGGCACCCCGCCAGGCACGGGCCCGAGCTGCCGCCTACCTGCTCAGCGTCCTGGGGGAAGACGGCGTCGAAGGCAAACGTCCTGGGCACCGCGGCGGAAGTGGCTCGCCGGGGGCCTGCGCCGCCCGGGAGCCCTGCGGCGGGGGTCGTGGAGGGTCACCTGCTTCTTCCGGGGGTCCACCTTCAGGCAGGACGCGGCCCCGGCCGCTCGCTGGGGCCCCTGCGCAGGCCAGATGCGCAGCACGACGCGGACCTGGAGGCGGCACGGCCTGAGCACGCCCGCCGCCTAATTACAGGGCAGCGCCGCGCCAGGCAGGGCGGCCTCAGGGGCGCGGGGTGCCCTCGCCCGGCCCGGCCCTGCCCGTGAGGTCAGCGGGCGGGGCAGGCGGGCGGGGCGTGGGGGCAGGGGAGCCCACCCCAAGAGCCCGCGAGCCTCCCGGGGCCCCCCGGGGATTTTCCCAGCCCCCCACAGCCCACGGGACCCTGGGACCCGCGTTCCAGGGCGCTGCCGGCCCCCACCTCCCCGCCTCGCCGCGGCTGCACGAGGAGGCGGCTGTGCAGGGCCCCCAGTCCTCACAGCCTGGGCACGGCCAGCGGCGGCGGGCAGCGCCAGGTCTCCTGGCTCCCGGTCAGGGCGCCCCCAGCTCGGGGTCCCCAGGACCGCGGGGCCTCCCCCACCCACGCAGCGCGTCCCAGGTCCGCCTGGAGCGGCTGGTGAGAGCACTCGTTCACTCGCtcagcacagcacactccacccCTCCGTTCACGCACTCGTTCACACACTCATTCATGCAcacttcactcattcattcattcatgcgcAGGTTCACTCGTTCATTCATGCACACTTCATTCATTCACACACTCATCTGTTCACGCGCTCATTCGTGCCCAG from Dasypus novemcinctus isolate mDasNov1 chromosome 3, mDasNov1.1.hap2, whole genome shotgun sequence includes:
- the KIF26A gene encoding LOW QUALITY PROTEIN: kinesin-like protein KIF26A (The sequence of the model RefSeq protein was modified relative to this genomic sequence to represent the inferred CDS: deleted 1 base in 1 codon), with the protein product MALPGPPEPPRGAPRQAPSLLEMGALCLDSEIILGFTSHLLRRRGKVSARAEAASRDLAVRCGRARLRRRGRGQQVARRMPPLGPGTRAALFASVRRPLPLPRRLRPALTRPQEVGERGELCARAGPACPCALGEAGAPGAQADAEAVGSRAVLWALPGWGVAPPEPESRPGRARGVSRAAPVASRVPRGGALRGRQVARASRGAGQPRPPSGPGVSGPDAPRLRPRDGGHTRPGRGGSNWSPRGATSLQETDGRCSPELRPRPTTGPTRASAPTPPRPRARRPQTQPLADTPTRPRAPRGAGSGPLARAPPETRRGAEARGRARDLRERPPCHRPRDPEHNPRGPGFPARKVQWVGATGGAQTPGSRQESEEAHARGTGLPRRVPAQGPRRQVGGLGVGGPRGPRARELRAGAGPPRGPRPQPRPRPAPGPPRLRASPPPRAPRHSPPPRQLRSGGPGPWGRLRAGSLSRGSPSATAARSPPSLPERSHGRPRSPLVRGTDCGMRGPGRELGSRARGPARVAEGGPGREPLPPLEVTPRERLPVAPEQDPCGNRPAPEGAGASAEQSHWVGGGWCRHCHTKLAELKQQAWRLVSGPGTPLRDPRLPALLLDQLPVPAALPECHPEAVRRCDVCAARLSRLAREALQLRQAPASREEPDVPHAAPGAMAGPRDAAARQPAPDRRRGPAWPPGPSVQVSVAPAGLGGALSTVTIQAQQCLEGVWSVSRVDRLLPPACLAEAAVAAVAVADTVRDAPAVGGPRGAPRTWGHGGACVGPALGSPGPSAAAAFFMRAAQKLSLAAKRKRGPPPPAPARTASTYPTDFSGALRLWPPPAPPCLLRAAPKAKDSTCGVGKVRVVLRIWPAQGPQRAAGAASCLKVDPRKKQVTLHDPAAGLPGGAGPRRATSAAVPRTFAFDAVFPQDAEQAEVCSATVTDVLQAVVGGADGCIFSFGHTSLGKSHTMIGEDGSARGLGVVPCAIAWLFKLLGEQRQRAGTRFSVRVSAVEVCGREPGVRDLLAEVASGSPQDPRSPGACLREDPACGAQLQSQSELRAPTAEKAAFYLDAALAARGSSRPGCGEDARRSSHLLFTLHVYQYRMERGGQGGMSGGRSRLHLIDLGSCGASGGAGEAPGGPPCLSPSALGSVLLALLNGAKHVPYRDHRLTVLLREALASSSCRATMIAHVSDAPARHAETLSTVQVAARLHRLRRRKAKDASSSSGGESSCEEGCARRPPLLRPFHPRTVALDPERLAPGPRADPDYSSSSEQSCDTVVYVGPGGAVLSDRELTDNEGPPDFVPIVPALSGRRPPQTPRDADSDHLRCSTFAELQERLEWIDGREGPPAGPACDSRGPSPPEQAGARGELREASGPGPDLAAAGGDVRPLPGPAPPPPRQPEEPGGGDPDGGARGSSAGTYGQEGRTPRPLDAGSPRLPARGRCLERGLLTATVTLQQPVELNGEDELVFMVVEELPLGGQGSRGRPASLASFGSDCSLQALASGSRPVSIISSLNDEMDACTGPGGAPGLEDGGHGSPVSTWRGELGLCAVDGHGPVPQPPLPGSPETHGPSSPAGPEPLGAPGLEGGSSGSSAPRRAGGPRPVDAAPVTPAHAGREPKPGSPRGPRPGQTIHSSLPRKPRAASTTGRAGCPPRGPEGPLEDPWTRRMDDGAAPRATSPGCPWPPEARLELACTQRVVDGCEVVARVARPPEAVARIPPLRRGATTLGVSTPTAACAEVPAPSGSLKPPPSPGSRRGPAARGGLLPRPSGTAAPAPPVRKSSLEHRGGPGPAAAPRGEEEARPGVRADQAAPRAAPGWRGRPGKAEGAQRPAGHCLLERSEGPVPGGRAREAAGRPGRAVPRLGVPSASPTPGPAPACRGSPAKAAGAAKPPAGGGSKGRSLAAVGTRAPHAAGRPPGGPVATPRAAPRVAPGVGAKAGRGTVMGAKQALRAAHSRVHELAAGGAPGAGPSWGSADSDSGNDSGVNVAEERPALPSPYSTVTAPRRPQRYSSGHGSDNSSVLSGELPPAMGRTALFYHGGGSGGSSGYESVVRDSEATGSASSAPDSTSESGAASPGARARSLKSPKKRATGLQRRRLIPAPLPDAAALGRKAGLPGQWVDLPPPLASARKEPFEIKVYEIDDVQRLQRHRPPPPDAPTEPYRDVEEGLRPAARREQRLRELRAEHESLRRELAATQGRLMVEPGRWRGQFEVDPALEPESAEYLAALERVTASLAHCVDLCKAHVMMVTCFDIGVAAAAPGPREVDV